One region of Chlorobiota bacterium genomic DNA includes:
- a CDS encoding T9SS type A sorting domain-containing protein — MMHRIFTIASLFFLAAASLSAQVTIIDSMNVRSEHPSDIPIYARFGVGQQYHDWVDGRTDYEVPFFPPSGLYLLFQHQIDSGSPAEGLCIADVRGIPAAALEGEGDTFSVTYRLRIQRGVGRNLIFSFPRPFARGIDSIVVTDLNNVYYAHTFTAGVAEDTLKNDGVSSVYLKAYFNIRRYNSAVEERGVLAAGRFAPNPTNGRLRYSEPLPIGSHIQICNMMGEMVETGQVNNPAEAVELTNIPAGSYVVTVLTRDGRLWDREQIVVVR; from the coding sequence ATGATGCACCGCATATTCACTATTGCCAGCCTGTTCTTTCTTGCGGCGGCCTCGCTATCGGCACAAGTCACCATCATAGACTCCATGAATGTCCGCAGCGAACACCCCTCCGATATCCCTATCTATGCTCGCTTTGGCGTGGGCCAGCAATACCACGATTGGGTAGATGGAAGAACAGATTACGAAGTCCCATTCTTCCCCCCTTCTGGCCTCTATCTCCTTTTTCAACATCAGATAGATTCCGGCTCCCCGGCCGAGGGATTGTGCATTGCCGACGTTCGCGGAATCCCCGCCGCCGCGCTTGAAGGGGAAGGCGATACCTTCTCCGTCACCTATCGCCTGCGCATCCAACGTGGCGTTGGGCGGAACCTCATCTTCAGCTTCCCTCGCCCTTTTGCACGTGGCATTGATTCGATCGTCGTCACCGATCTCAACAACGTCTATTATGCCCACACCTTCACCGCTGGCGTGGCCGAAGACACCCTGAAGAACGATGGAGTGAGCAGCGTCTATCTCAAAGCCTACTTTAACATCCGCCGCTACAACTCGGCGGTGGAAGAACGGGGAGTGCTGGCCGCCGGAAGGTTTGCGCCAAACCCCACCAACGGGCGGCTACGATACAGCGAACCCTTGCCAATCGGAAGCCATATCCAGATCTGCAACATGATGGGAGAAATGGTGGAAACGGGACAGGTCAACAACCCTGCCGAAGCGGTGGAACTCACCAACATCCC
- a CDS encoding T9SS type A sorting domain-containing protein translates to MKLQYNNTLLRAVGVQKRGQFPNDNDLVVARDFNMSWDVDQDADYKLETVGGPSAYGERIMVTGSSSTPLPLPLAPNAPPGAKGCQWGDTAVFFYVLFEVVGDAQGTASGINTDQMILTLDSLRWNEYAPGNVTPEMEARGFEKFQEGVAPTRILDPNTGEPFIPNTYGTSYISITPRPRIDLLPTSQVEKINDDPSNYELVFPLQTQYGNPNRIFRNILMVNGVQGTKLRNITVETDAPWLRIDSNDVVNPGVGGGGDGTGRGLFFREIGLQQNFNVVANPSLLPTADGSGYPTPGIYIGYVTLRSVDALNSAVRLRVVLIVNRNPLESGLDTSSEPTDTKGIRLMFRNSAASPDTTYLTFGTGIGASDSSDLLFGEAEAATPGTPNQFYARFYPPALGAGFNGLVDTRGLPPMATNPAFNFKSLDIREYRVDTTIVYCVKFSAGAPQNYPVVVEYDTRDFPPGALLYLRDNLNGTVFNYDMRGTTNVGPTTRTIVIRDPNVTGFCIEYTLPSVIQFPEVRERGWNFVSLPVVPSNPASGTVFPNISSGLPITFSSNQYNTADTVAPGIGYFVKYADVVDRTVSGVAVKRIDPTLPLYLTVKVFPGWNTVGALAVPTYVDDNYMSFRPVGSGRSPGRVGEVYSYKPQRGYEQTARILPGLGYWLKVDGTGYYVLTAPASELNGKVEPKIADDYKVLNQLRISDADQKVGTVYFGRNGSISNQRYELPPVPGESMFDVRFSNNGFVSASKELNGAHVVNFQGTEYPVVLSVNNADADYVVTDALTGYVLGTLKQGEAGAIRINNPLVKSVKLTATGASATMLGAAYPNPATNSASFEFAVPAEQAVTISLIDALGVEVKSLYNGVAKGLNRVEISTEGLAAGVYFYKMTTNGRTETRQLVIAN, encoded by the coding sequence ATGAAGCTGCAATACAACAACACCTTGCTGCGTGCAGTAGGTGTCCAGAAACGTGGCCAATTCCCAAATGACAACGACCTTGTTGTCGCTCGTGATTTCAACATGAGCTGGGATGTTGACCAAGATGCCGATTACAAACTTGAGACCGTCGGCGGACCATCCGCATACGGCGAGCGAATCATGGTGACTGGTAGCTCTTCAACACCGCTACCACTGCCATTGGCTCCGAACGCTCCTCCAGGTGCGAAGGGATGCCAGTGGGGGGACACAGCTGTGTTCTTCTACGTCCTCTTTGAAGTTGTCGGTGACGCGCAAGGAACAGCTTCAGGAATTAACACGGATCAGATGATCCTGACGCTTGACTCGCTTCGGTGGAACGAATACGCTCCAGGCAATGTGACTCCTGAGATGGAAGCTCGTGGATTCGAGAAGTTCCAAGAGGGTGTTGCGCCAACGCGTATCCTTGACCCGAATACTGGCGAGCCGTTCATTCCGAACACCTACGGCACTTCCTATATCTCGATTACACCGCGTCCGCGTATTGACCTGCTGCCAACCAGCCAGGTAGAGAAGATTAATGACGACCCGTCGAACTATGAGTTGGTGTTCCCGCTGCAAACACAGTATGGAAACCCCAACCGTATTTTCCGCAATATCCTGATGGTGAACGGTGTGCAGGGAACAAAACTGCGCAACATCACTGTCGAGACCGATGCTCCGTGGCTCCGTATTGACTCGAATGATGTTGTCAATCCAGGTGTGGGCGGAGGCGGTGATGGTACCGGCCGTGGCCTGTTCTTCCGCGAAATCGGATTGCAGCAGAACTTCAACGTTGTTGCGAACCCGTCGCTGTTGCCAACAGCGGATGGGTCGGGATATCCAACGCCAGGTATCTACATCGGCTACGTCACGCTCCGCTCGGTTGACGCTTTGAACAGTGCTGTTCGCTTGCGCGTCGTGCTGATCGTGAACCGTAACCCGTTGGAGTCTGGCCTTGATACTTCCTCCGAGCCAACAGACACGAAAGGCATTCGCCTGATGTTCCGCAACTCTGCCGCAAGCCCAGACACTACGTATCTGACCTTCGGTACCGGTATCGGCGCATCGGATTCATCCGACTTGCTGTTTGGCGAGGCTGAGGCTGCAACGCCAGGAACGCCGAACCAATTCTACGCACGGTTCTATCCCCCAGCATTGGGTGCAGGCTTCAATGGCTTGGTTGATACCCGTGGCTTGCCACCAATGGCAACAAACCCAGCCTTTAACTTCAAGAGCCTTGATATTCGCGAGTACCGTGTGGATACCACCATCGTGTACTGCGTGAAATTCAGCGCGGGTGCGCCACAGAACTACCCAGTGGTGGTTGAGTATGATACTCGTGACTTCCCACCAGGTGCGCTGCTCTATCTGCGCGATAACCTGAACGGAACGGTCTTCAATTACGATATGCGCGGAACCACAAACGTGGGACCAACCACCCGCACCATTGTGATTCGCGACCCGAACGTCACGGGCTTCTGCATCGAGTACACCTTGCCAAGCGTGATCCAGTTCCCAGAAGTCCGTGAGCGCGGCTGGAACTTCGTCTCGTTGCCAGTGGTTCCTTCGAATCCTGCATCTGGAACGGTCTTCCCGAATATCTCTTCAGGATTGCCGATAACCTTCAGCAGCAACCAATACAATACAGCGGATACCGTTGCTCCAGGCATTGGTTACTTCGTGAAGTATGCTGATGTGGTGGACCGCACCGTCTCGGGTGTTGCCGTCAAACGCATTGACCCAACGCTGCCCCTCTACCTTACTGTGAAGGTCTTCCCAGGCTGGAACACTGTTGGTGCGTTGGCCGTGCCAACCTACGTTGATGATAACTACATGAGCTTCCGCCCAGTCGGTAGCGGGCGTTCACCAGGTCGAGTTGGTGAAGTCTACTCCTACAAACCACAGCGTGGATACGAGCAAACCGCTCGCATCCTGCCAGGGCTTGGCTACTGGTTGAAGGTGGATGGAACAGGCTACTACGTCCTGACCGCTCCGGCAAGCGAGCTGAATGGAAAGGTTGAGCCAAAGATTGCCGACGACTACAAGGTGCTTAACCAACTTCGCATCAGCGATGCTGACCAAAAAGTTGGAACCGTGTACTTCGGACGCAATGGTTCGATCAGCAACCAACGCTACGAACTGCCGCCGGTTCCAGGCGAGTCAATGTTCGATGTCCGCTTCAGCAACAACGGGTTCGTCAGTGCCAGCAAGGAATTGAACGGAGCGCACGTTGTGAACTTCCAGGGCACTGAGTATCCAGTGGTTCTGTCGGTCAACAATGCTGATGCTGACTACGTTGTCACCGATGCCCTTACTGGCTACGTTTTGGGCACGTTGAAGCAGGGTGAAGCTGGTGCAATTCGCATCAACAACCCGCTGGTGAAATCGGTGAAGCTGACAGCAACCGGAGCATCGGCCACCATGCTTGGCGCAGCCTATCCGAACCCAGCTACCAACAGTGCTTCGTTCGAGTTCGCTGTCCCAGCCGAGCAGGCGGTGACGATCAGCTTGATTGATGCGTTGGGTGTTGAGGTGAAGAGCCTCTACAACGGCGTTGCAAAGGGTCTGAATCGCGTTGAAATCTCCACCGAAGGCTTGGCCGCCGGTGTCTATTTCTACAAGATGACCACCAACGGACGCACCGAAACGCGCCAACTGGTTATCGCCAACTAA
- a CDS encoding T9SS type A sorting domain-containing protein — translation MKLSRTIFGVAAGVALLAAGAAQTAQAQHIADQFTISTQNVLYQPQAGKGIIIPRNAFLDVYSNVVNPDDGVAGPIPIGFPFEFDNQLFTDVYISVNGWLNFEGRFITSDPYTLFSANNGPNLTVAPYFGDHYLRTPGYDLTDPQGRTYTPSYIRYIQEDGGFDAQGNPLQDRFIVEWENLNINYYFDPNYPDDPFSPNRQPQAPSIASFQAHLVEAPFNEPSRSGDIEFHYGPAGTSSGVSIVKISGASVGLESAPYVPNGSTTWMNAVAWLESGFDNDSLRKSTRLTANWPPSGLPGRIFLFSSRHVRRIGSWGDGDANLTQLDVALPGDIRGDQRRFVTFADVIRILRHSATRNLASTQTSTVDFDSVFGRHGFHGDVNHNGRFYYSSSKYNNSGDSLDQFGQIVYYKVLFPTKDVNPALPFPQDNTFNGFLFDADEFDAALIMTYLAAKLPVLPWLPDTLPPFTGKVMPGLANNVDLRIGGTVTGNTVEIPVRFNGVVNGAQSVAFDAAPGTKIVDIRFNDRSDNKWVTGYATENRAAVAVSGHFEQGDVVATLVVEANPQGDVVFRNVRFSEKDKGLYRLSPNSTVETGSATLGLSQNTPNPFNANAKTSISYTTPVDGAVTLRVFDVLGREVRTLISSDVKAGTYTTEWDGLNGEGKQVESGIYYYQVQAGGKSVTRSMQVQK, via the coding sequence ATGAAACTGAGTCGAACAATTTTCGGAGTTGCTGCCGGGGTGGCTCTGTTAGCAGCGGGGGCTGCGCAGACTGCTCAGGCACAGCACATCGCCGATCAATTCACGATCAGTACTCAGAACGTGCTGTACCAGCCACAGGCCGGCAAGGGAATTATCATCCCGCGCAACGCGTTCTTGGATGTGTACAGCAACGTTGTGAACCCTGATGACGGTGTTGCCGGCCCAATCCCCATCGGATTCCCGTTTGAATTCGATAACCAGTTGTTTACCGATGTCTATATCTCGGTAAACGGCTGGCTGAACTTCGAAGGCCGCTTTATTACCAGCGATCCGTACACGTTGTTCAGCGCAAACAACGGTCCAAACTTGACGGTGGCACCATACTTTGGTGACCACTACCTGCGCACCCCAGGCTACGATCTTACCGATCCGCAAGGGCGCACGTACACCCCAAGCTACATTCGCTACATCCAAGAAGATGGCGGATTTGATGCCCAGGGAAATCCGCTTCAAGATCGTTTTATCGTTGAGTGGGAAAACCTGAACATCAACTACTACTTCGATCCGAATTACCCGGATGATCCGTTCTCACCGAACCGTCAGCCGCAAGCTCCATCTATCGCTTCGTTCCAAGCTCACTTGGTTGAAGCTCCATTCAACGAGCCATCGCGCTCAGGTGATATTGAATTCCACTACGGTCCTGCAGGCACCAGCAGCGGGGTCAGTATCGTGAAGATCAGCGGTGCTTCGGTTGGCTTGGAAAGCGCACCATACGTGCCAAACGGTTCAACCACTTGGATGAACGCTGTTGCATGGTTGGAGAGTGGGTTCGACAACGACAGCTTGCGCAAAAGCACACGCTTGACAGCAAACTGGCCACCTTCTGGCTTGCCAGGGCGCATCTTCCTCTTCTCATCCCGCCACGTCCGCCGCATCGGCTCGTGGGGTGATGGCGATGCAAACTTGACGCAATTGGATGTTGCTCTTCCAGGCGACATTCGTGGTGATCAACGCCGCTTTGTGACTTTTGCCGACGTCATCCGCATTCTGCGTCACTCGGCAACCCGCAACTTGGCCAGCACCCAAACCAGCACGGTTGATTTCGATTCAGTGTTCGGCCGTCATGGCTTCCACGGTGACGTGAACCACAACGGACGTTTCTACTACTCTTCCAGCAAGTACAACAACAGTGGTGACTCGTTGGATCAGTTTGGGCAGATCGTCTATTACAAGGTTCTTTTCCCAACCAAGGACGTGAACCCAGCACTGCCGTTCCCACAAGACAACACCTTCAACGGCTTCTTGTTTGATGCCGATGAGTTCGACGCAGCCTTGATTATGACCTACTTGGCAGCCAAGCTGCCGGTGCTCCCATGGCTGCCCGATACGTTGCCACCATTCACCGGAAAAGTCATGCCAGGGTTGGCAAACAATGTTGACCTTCGCATCGGTGGAACGGTGACGGGAAATACTGTGGAAATCCCGGTTCGCTTTAACGGAGTGGTGAACGGAGCGCAAAGCGTTGCCTTCGATGCCGCCCCGGGAACCAAGATTGTTGACATCCGCTTCAACGACCGCAGCGATAACAAGTGGGTAACGGGTTACGCTACCGAAAACCGTGCAGCAGTTGCCGTTAGCGGCCACTTCGAGCAGGGCGATGTTGTTGCAACATTGGTGGTGGAAGCCAACCCACAGGGTGACGTGGTCTTCCGCAATGTTCGTTTCAGCGAGAAGGACAAGGGGCTCTATCGTCTTAGCCCGAACAGCACGGTGGAAACGGGATCGGCCACGTTGGGCTTGTCGCAAAACACGCCAAACCCATTCAATGCAAACGCCAAAACCAGCATTAGCTACACCACTCCAGTTGATGGAGCAGTAACGCTTCGCGTGTTCGATGTTTTGGGTCGTGAGGTTCGCACGCTTATCAGCAGCGATGTGAAAGCAGGAACCTACACCACCGAGTGGGATGGCCTGAACGGCGAAGGGAAGCAGGTGGAATCCGGTATCTACTACTACCAGGTTCAAGCTGGCGGCAAGAGCGTGACCCGCTCGATGCAGGTGCAGAAGTAA